The following coding sequences are from one Capsicum annuum cultivar UCD-10X-F1 chromosome 3, UCD10Xv1.1, whole genome shotgun sequence window:
- the LOC107862574 gene encoding histone deacetylase 6 isoform X1: MDSSTVDGGASRCSPGTDAKKRRVSYFFDPYIGDYYYGQGHPMKPHRIRIAHHLVCQYRLHHYMELCKPLPATAENIGWFHSPDYVDFLSSVSPETLHEDYDSSHINRFNVGSDCPVFDGLFDFCRASAGGSLGAAAKLNSKEADIAINWAGGLHHAKKSAASGFCYVNDIVLGILELLKAHKRVLYVDIDVHHGDGVEEAFYTTDRVMTVSFHKFGDFFPGTGHIKDIGVGTGKYYSLNAPLNDGIDDESFRQVFRPVIQKVMEVYQPEAVVLQCGADSLAGDRLGFFNLSGKGHADCVRFLRSFNVPLMLVGGGGYTIRNVARCWCYETAVAVGVEVSNKLPDNEYSGYFAPDYTLNVEPLPMENKNPPWFLEKIRNMLLEQLSHLPHVPSVPFQMTPSIAEIPEKREEDMDERPKPGIWLTEDYGSDTDEEEKSK; the protein is encoded by the exons ATGGACTCTTCCACCGTAGACGGCGGCGCGTCGCGTTGTTCTCCGGGAACCGACGCAAAAAAGCGCCGTGTTTCTTACTTCTTCGACCCTTACATCGGCGATTATTACTACGGGCAAGGCCATCCAATGAAGCCTCACCGTATTCGCATTGCACACCATCTAGTTTGTCAGTATCGTCTTCACCATTATATGGAATTATGCAAGCCTTTACCGGCGACTGCGGAGAATATTGGGTGGTTCCACTCGCCGGACTACGTTGATTTTCTGTCGTCTGTTTCACCGGAGACGCTTCATGAAGATTATGATAGTAGCCATATTAACCGATTTAATGTTGGTTCGGATTGCCCTGTTTTTGACGGGCTTTTTGATTTTTGTCGGGCGTCTGCTGGTGGATCGCTTGGTGCTGCGGCGAAACTTAATAGCAAAGAAGCTGATATTGCTATTAATTGGGCGGGTGGATTGCACCATGCGAAGAAAAGTGCGGCTTCTGGGTTTTGCTATGTTAATGATATTGTTcttgggattcttgaacttctcaAGGCTCATAAG CGTGTACTGTATGTAGACATTGATGTTCACCATGGGGATGGAGTTGAGGAGGCTTTTTACACCACAGATCGAGTTATGACAGTGTCTTTTCATAAGTTTGGGGACTTCTTTCCTGGTACAGGGCATATCAAAGACATTGGTGTAGGTACTGGGAAGTACTATTCCTTAAATGCACCATTGAATGATGGGATTGATGATGAAAGTTTCCGTCAAGTATTCCGCCCCGTAATCCAAAAAGTGATGGAGGTCTATCAACCTGAAGCTGTTGTTCTTCAGTGTGGTGCTGATTCACTAGCTGGAGACAGGTTGGGTTTTTTCAATTTGTCTGGCAAAGGCCATGCAGATTGTGTTCGATTCCTCAGGTCTTTCAATGTCCCATTAATGTTAGTGGGTGGTGGAGGTTATACAATTAGAAATGTTGCTCGATGCTGGTGCTATGAG ACAGCAGTTGCAGTTGGAGTAGAGGTTTCGAATAAATTGCCTGACAATGAGTATTCCGGATATTTTGCCCCAGATTATACTCTTAATGTTGAACCATTACCCATGGAGAATAAGAATCCACCCTGGTTTCTGGAGAAGATCAG GAACATGCTGCTGGAGCAACTCTCGCATTTACCTCATGTACCTAGTGTTCCATTTCAAATGACACCTTCCATAGCAGAAATTCCAGAAAAG AGAGAGGAAGACATGGATGAAAGGCCTAAACCAGGAATATGGTTGACAGAGGATTATGGGTCTGATACTGATGAAGAGGAGAAGTCCAAATAA
- the LOC107862574 gene encoding histone deacetylase 6 isoform X2, with protein sequence MDSSTVDGGASRCSPGTDAKKRRVSYFFDPYIGDYYYGQGHPMKPHRIRIAHHLVCQYRLHHYMELCKPLPATAENIGWFHSPDYVDFLSSVSPETLHEDYDSSHINRFNVGSDCPVFDGLFDFCRASAGGSLGAAAKLNSKEADIAINWAGGLHHAKKSAASGFCYVNDIVLGILELLKAHKRVLYVDIDVHHGDGVEEAFYTTDRVMTVSFHKFGDFFPGTGHIKDIGVGTGKYYSLNAPLNDGIDDESFRQVFRPVIQKVMEVYQPEAVVLQCGADSLAGDRLGFFNLSGKGHADCVRFLRSFNVPLMLVGGGGYTIRNVARCWCYETAVAVGVEVSNKLPDNEYSGYFAPDYTLNVEPLPMENKNPPWFLEKIRWVQEHAAGATLAFTSCT encoded by the exons ATGGACTCTTCCACCGTAGACGGCGGCGCGTCGCGTTGTTCTCCGGGAACCGACGCAAAAAAGCGCCGTGTTTCTTACTTCTTCGACCCTTACATCGGCGATTATTACTACGGGCAAGGCCATCCAATGAAGCCTCACCGTATTCGCATTGCACACCATCTAGTTTGTCAGTATCGTCTTCACCATTATATGGAATTATGCAAGCCTTTACCGGCGACTGCGGAGAATATTGGGTGGTTCCACTCGCCGGACTACGTTGATTTTCTGTCGTCTGTTTCACCGGAGACGCTTCATGAAGATTATGATAGTAGCCATATTAACCGATTTAATGTTGGTTCGGATTGCCCTGTTTTTGACGGGCTTTTTGATTTTTGTCGGGCGTCTGCTGGTGGATCGCTTGGTGCTGCGGCGAAACTTAATAGCAAAGAAGCTGATATTGCTATTAATTGGGCGGGTGGATTGCACCATGCGAAGAAAAGTGCGGCTTCTGGGTTTTGCTATGTTAATGATATTGTTcttgggattcttgaacttctcaAGGCTCATAAG CGTGTACTGTATGTAGACATTGATGTTCACCATGGGGATGGAGTTGAGGAGGCTTTTTACACCACAGATCGAGTTATGACAGTGTCTTTTCATAAGTTTGGGGACTTCTTTCCTGGTACAGGGCATATCAAAGACATTGGTGTAGGTACTGGGAAGTACTATTCCTTAAATGCACCATTGAATGATGGGATTGATGATGAAAGTTTCCGTCAAGTATTCCGCCCCGTAATCCAAAAAGTGATGGAGGTCTATCAACCTGAAGCTGTTGTTCTTCAGTGTGGTGCTGATTCACTAGCTGGAGACAGGTTGGGTTTTTTCAATTTGTCTGGCAAAGGCCATGCAGATTGTGTTCGATTCCTCAGGTCTTTCAATGTCCCATTAATGTTAGTGGGTGGTGGAGGTTATACAATTAGAAATGTTGCTCGATGCTGGTGCTATGAG ACAGCAGTTGCAGTTGGAGTAGAGGTTTCGAATAAATTGCCTGACAATGAGTATTCCGGATATTTTGCCCCAGATTATACTCTTAATGTTGAACCATTACCCATGGAGAATAAGAATCCACCCTGGTTTCTGGAGAAGATCAG ATGGGTGCAGGAACATGCTGCTGGAGCAACTCTCGCATTTACCTCATGTACCTAG
- the LOC107862572 gene encoding putative pentatricopeptide repeat-containing protein At1g64310 — protein MFIPFNSLLSQLSKLKLPISTTKQLHAIIIKTHLSQDPFYATRILRFYALNYDIISAHNVFDKTPHRSIYLWNSLIRAYAKAHKFKDAFLLFKDMVNTEIKPDNFTYACLVRASSENFDVHSLRILHGGVVLSGLQWDFICSSQLVSAYSRLGCIVDARKVFSGIIEPDLVLWNSMISGYGCLGELEKGMGLFSRMKKVGVRPDEYTMVGLIMTIDDPSVLKMGEAIHGFCLRLGIESNDHVNSLLVGMYSRCKRMDSAFSVFHRLVEPDLVTWSSLIGGFLFCGDSVKALDFFREMNMKGAKADASLIATALTACSQLANVQPGSEIHGSAFRHGYHLDVMVCSALVDMYSKCGFLELGYRVYRTMAIKNIVSYNSVISSFGLYGLASQAFQVFEEALEEGHKPDEATFSALLCACCHAGLVNDGREYFRIMKDQFGISANTEHYVYMVKLLGMEGQLSEAYELVQSLQEPIDSGIWGALLSCCDAHRNYELAEIVAYRLFGNKPENSSYRVMLSNMYASDGRWDLVNKLRVDSGSTKLKLPGKSWITSKNHSFERNS, from the coding sequence ATGTTCATCCCCTTCAACTCCCTTCTTTCTCAACTCTCAAAGCTAAAGCTTCCCATCTCAACAACCAAGCAGCTTCACGCTATCATAATCAAGACTCATCTTTCACAAGACCCATTTTACGCTACTAGAATTCTACGCTTCTACGCTCTAAACTACGACATTATCTCTGCACACAACGTGTTTGATAAAACTCCCCACCGAAGTATTTATCTCTGGAACTCCTTAATTCGAGCTTATGCTAAAGCCCACAAATTTAAAGATGCATTTTTACTGTTTAAGGATATGGTTAATACTGAAATAAAGCCTGATAATTTCACTTACGCGTGCCTTGTTCGAGCTAGCTCTGAGAATTTTGATGTGCATAGCTTGAGGATTTTACATGGAGGGGTTGTGCTATCTGGGTTGCAGTGGGATTTCATCTGTAGTAGCCAACTTGTAAGTGCTTATTCAAGATTGGGTTGTATAGTTGATGCAAGAAAAGTGTTTTCTGGGATAATTGAGCCGGATTTGGTTCTATGGAATTCGATGATATCGGGTTATGGGTGTCTTGGAGAGTTGGAGAAGGGGATGGGATTGTTTAGTAGAATGAAGAAAGTGGGGGTGAGGCCTGATGAATACACAATGGTGGGGTTGATTATGACTATTGATGATCCTAGTGTGCTGAAAATGGGTGAAGCAATCCATGGATTTTGTTTAAGGCTTGGTATAGAGTCGAATGATCATGTGAACAGTCTTCTTGTTGGTATGTATTCTAGGTGTAAACGTATGGATTCAGCGTTTAGCGTCTTTCATAGACTTGTAGAACCTGATTTAGTTACATGGTCTTCTTTAATTGGCGGTTTTTTGTTTTGTGGTGATAGTGTTAAGGCCTTGGATTTCTTCAGAGAAATGAATATGAAAGGTGCAAAGGCAGATGCATCGTTGATAGCCACTGCACTGACTGCTTGTTCTCAGTTGGCAAATGTACAACCAGGCAGCGAGATACACGGTTCTGCTTTTCGACATGGATATCACTTGGACGTTATGGTCTGCTCTGCTCTAGTTGACATGTACTCAAAATGTGGATTCTTGGAATTGGGATATCGAGTTTATAGGACTATGGCTATCAAGAATATTGTTTCATACAATTCAGTTATTTCAAGTTTTGGTTTATATGGACTTGCATCTCAGGCCTTTCAGGTATTCGAGGAGGCACTAGAGGAAGGGCACAAACCAGATGAAGCTACTTTTTCTGCACTCCTTTGTGCATGTTGCCATGCTGGCCTTGTCAATGATGGTCGAGAATATTTCAGAATAATGAAAGATCAATTTGGCATCTCAGCTAACACCGAACATTATGTTTACATGGTTAAACTTCTCGGAATGGAAGGACAATTAAGTGAAGCTTATGAACTTGTCCAGTCTCTGCAAGAACCAATTGACTCTGGCATTTGGGGGGCACTATTGTCATGCTGTGATGCTCATAGAAATTATGAGTTGGCAGAAATTGTAGCTTATCGTCTTTTTGGTAATAAGCCAGAGAATAGTAGTTACAGAGTTATGCTGTCAAATATGTATGCTAGTGATGGGAGGTGGGATTTGGTAAATAAGTTGAGAGTAGATTCTGGATCAACAAAGTTGAAACTTCCTGGTAAAAGCTGGATTACTAGTAAAAATCATTCCTTTGAAAGGAACTCTTGA